Proteins encoded in a region of the Zea mays cultivar B73 chromosome 2, Zm-B73-REFERENCE-NAM-5.0, whole genome shotgun sequence genome:
- the LOC100275893 gene encoding uncharacterized protein LOC100275893 precursor — protein MATSHKLQPVLAVMFFTIFVIGANGERCNTSSIAVDTVNSGATVPWGDTIFSVEVKNRCPCAVRNVRLDGGGFATTVDVDQAAFRADGGGGGSGVYLVNGGEPIASMAAVSFQYAWDHFFQMTPRSLEVDDDGQC, from the exons ATGGCCACTTCTCACAAGCTTCAGCCGGTCCTCGCTGTCATGTTCTTCACCATCTTTGTGATAG GAGCGAATGGCGAGCGATGCAACACGTCGAGCATCGCGGTGGACACCGTCAACTCCGGCGCGACGGTACCCTGGGGAGACACCATCTTCTCGGTGGAGGTGAAGAACCGGTGCCCATGCGCCGTCAGGAACGTGCGCCTCGACGGCGGGGGCTTCGCGACCACGGTGGACGTGGACCAGGCCGCCTTCCGtgccgacggcggcggcggcggcagcggcgtcTACCTGGTGAACGGCGGCGAGCCGATCGCGAGTATGGCCGCCGTCAGCTTCCAGTACGCCTGGGACCATTTCTTCCAGATGACTCCGAGGAGCTTGGAGGTCGACGACGACGGCCAGTGCTAG